A region of the Streptococcus suis genome:
ATTAGTTTCGATATTGGGAATCCTAAGCGACTCATTTTTTGTGAATCAGTTATCGATATGATGAGTTATTATCAGCTTTACCAAAAGCAATTATCCGATGTTCGCCTGATTTCAATGGAAGGTTTAAAACTTTCTGTGATTGCTTATCAGACCTTGCGTCTAGCAGCAGAGGAACAGGGGAAATTGGCATTTCTAGATACAGTAAATCCAAGCAGACTTAGTCATTATCTTCAGGCAATACAAGAGACGACAACCTTCTACCAAACTCATTCAAATGCATTAACATTGGCTGTTGATAACGATGAGGCAGGAAGAGAATTTTGTCAGAAACTGTCAGATAAAGGACTTCCGCTTTCTCAAGATTTACCACCATTGCAAGGACTTGAAACAAAGTCAGATTGGAATGATATTGTGAAACAGCAGAGTGAACTATCCTTAAGTGATTGTATCCAAACAGCCCAAGCACAAGTTAATAAGAATCATCCTCCACCTAAACGAGAGCGTGCTATGGAATTGTGATAACAAAATCAAGTCCACTATCATAATCTAGAAAGTGACAAGGAGGACACCCTATGAGTGTGATTGAACGTCTGGCTGAAAAAGTAGCTAGACAAGAAGAAAAAGTCTCACGTGAGACTGAGAAATTGGAACACTATCGAGACCAACTACAAACAGCTATGTACAGTACCTTTATCAAACGGCAACAATCTAGTCAGTTGTCATTTCATGAAGCACTAGAGCAAGCCTTTGGTAAAGAAACCACACTACACTCAGATTACAGAAATGAGGATATAAAATGAGTAAAACTTGGAATTTTGATCAGCCACTAGATGATGTGAAACCAACATCTTCCCATGAAGAACGAGCAAAAATTGCAGCACTTTTCCATAAACAGGATGAAAAACCAATTGAAGAAGTAGATTATGTGGCTGCTTTTGAACAGCAACAAAAGGAGTCAGAATCTAAAGATGTACAAACGCTCGCATCAACCGTTAAACAAAGTCAGCCGAAGAAAGTAAATATCACAAGTGACTATAAACAACACTTGGCTGATACCATTGCACAAAACAACAAGGATATTTCCGCCTGTCAGAAACAAATTGAAGAAC
Encoded here:
- a CDS encoding chemotaxis protein, with the translated sequence MSKTWNFDQPLDDVKPTSSHEERAKIAALFHKQDEKPIEEVDYVAAFEQQQKESESKDVQTLASTVKQSQPKKVNITSDYKQHLADTIAQNNKDISACQKQIEELHQLIDEKKIQNKKLQAISVAIDDL